In Mycteria americana isolate JAX WOST 10 ecotype Jacksonville Zoo and Gardens chromosome 3, USCA_MyAme_1.0, whole genome shotgun sequence, a single genomic region encodes these proteins:
- the LOC142407892 gene encoding uncharacterized protein LOC142407892, whose amino-acid sequence MVGSEGGRLGPSPLQHQRGPRRRHAPALCAEEGVQELSPAAAASPCVPPPAWILLPLGRCGPGAPCRAVPSRAEPPPPPPLRCPARPPPAAPPPPLQHRAAPPAARPPRGPSARRAAPSAAQPRRAGPGRANAAAGGVGLGRAGGLGARRGRARPGGAGPCRARRSRAVPCQALPCRAEPGHAGPGRAGLGRPERSQGPRSIKPSWAGPSRAELGWLVRCRAEPSQAEPGRAGLGRANAGHAVPSRAGPR is encoded by the exons ATGGTGGGGAGCGAGGGCGGGCGCCTGGGACCGTCGCCTCTTCAGCACCAAAggggaccccgccgccgccacgcTCCGGCTCTCTGCGCCGAGGAGGGGGTCCAGGAGCTGTCGcccgctgcagcagccagcccctgcGTCCCGCCGCCTGCCTGGATCCTCCTGCCC CTGGGCCGGTGCGGGCCCGGCgcgccgtgccgagccgtgccgagccgtgccgagccgccgccgccgccgccgctgcgctgCCCGGCGAGGCCTCctcccgcagcgccgccgcctccaCTGCAGCACcgagccgcgccgcccgccgcccgcccgccgcgcggtCCTAgcgcccgccgggccgcgccgagcgcagcccagccccgccgggccgggccgggccgggccaacGCAGCCGCCGGCGGAgtcgggctgggccgggccggcgggctcggggctcggcggggccgggcgcgtcCGGGCGGCGCCGGGCCTTGCCGAGCCCGGCGgagccgcgccgtgccgtgccaagccctgccctgccgtgccgAGCCAGGCCACGCTGGACCGGGCCGAGCCGGGCTGGGCCGCCCCGAGCGTAGTCAAGGGCCGCGCAGTATCAAGCCAAGctgggccgggccgagccgagccgagctgggctggctggtgcggtgccgagccgagccgagccaagcTGAGCCAGGCCGGGCCGGACTGGGTCGAGCCAACGCGGGCCATGCCGTGCCGAGCCGGGCCGGACCACGGTGA